One window of Microbacterium sp. Root61 genomic DNA carries:
- a CDS encoding adenylate/guanylate cyclase domain-containing protein — translation MSEGNAPDAGPTMWVGRPRARRRAGLSIYSILLIMLLSVSVLSSIVVGIIGYANGTQALRTIAYEKLVEIRENRAREVTELFTTIENAVRLGAMNETSTQAARAFADGFAQLDQQPLDKDQSAQLRDYYDGTFAAQLSDATGTVVDGATFTPKDAAERYLQYHYVIPYASWEEAILSEDAGDGSAWSAAHAKYHPYFRAMTELQGFEDVLMIDASGNVVYTAYKGVDLGTNLLDGPYRLSNLADAYRESMSRNIVGDVVLADFAPYSPSLGNPAGWAVTPIAADGEVIGALAIELPIDRINEVMTVGRAWEQNGLGQTGETYLVGRDQLMRSVSRALIESPDTYVKDAVGAGLSPAAAALGLRNGDTLMQQDVTSVAVTRALAGESGTMLDTDYLGRESLTAYAPLAVDSLPWIIIAQETSTEALVPVDDFTRNLILSTAGMIIFVCLLSLVLAQVFVRPLRRLKSAAQRIAAGEEGVQVDAGSSDELADVATAFNDMSRSLQVKSGLIEEHEKANERLILSFMPEGMASRYKHGDDAITQDNDDVTVIFADIVGFEALAMSLSSEEAVTRLNDLIRTFDEAAEKYGVERVRTTRQSYLASCGLGTPRVDNARRAVEFAMELSTILERYSAQQGVELGLRAGLDSGKVTSGLIGRARVVYDMWGDAVNLAFRVQGDSDEPGIYVTQRVADRIPDTIPIRPAGEVETQSGTQRVWRIETAVTVVEG, via the coding sequence ATGTCCGAGGGGAACGCGCCTGACGCGGGTCCCACCATGTGGGTGGGTCGTCCGCGCGCGCGTCGTCGCGCCGGTCTGTCGATCTACTCGATCCTGCTCATCATGCTGCTGTCGGTCAGCGTGCTCTCGAGCATCGTCGTCGGCATCATCGGCTACGCGAACGGCACCCAGGCGCTGCGCACGATCGCCTACGAGAAGCTCGTCGAGATCCGGGAGAACCGTGCTCGCGAGGTCACCGAGCTGTTCACGACCATCGAGAACGCGGTGCGACTCGGTGCGATGAACGAGACCAGCACGCAAGCGGCCCGAGCGTTCGCCGACGGCTTCGCACAGCTCGATCAGCAGCCGCTCGACAAGGATCAGTCCGCGCAGCTGAGGGACTACTACGACGGCACGTTCGCCGCACAGCTGTCGGACGCGACCGGCACCGTCGTGGACGGGGCGACGTTCACGCCGAAGGATGCGGCGGAGCGCTATCTGCAGTACCACTACGTGATCCCGTACGCCTCGTGGGAGGAAGCGATCCTCAGCGAGGATGCCGGTGACGGCAGCGCATGGTCGGCCGCGCACGCGAAGTACCACCCCTACTTCCGGGCCATGACCGAGCTGCAGGGTTTCGAAGACGTGCTCATGATCGACGCCTCGGGCAATGTCGTCTACACGGCGTACAAGGGGGTCGACCTCGGCACCAACCTGCTGGACGGTCCCTACCGCCTCTCGAACCTGGCCGACGCCTACCGCGAGTCGATGAGCCGCAACATCGTCGGAGACGTCGTGCTGGCGGACTTCGCACCGTACAGCCCGAGTCTCGGCAACCCGGCGGGATGGGCCGTCACGCCGATCGCGGCGGACGGCGAGGTCATCGGCGCCCTCGCGATCGAACTGCCCATCGACCGCATCAACGAGGTCATGACCGTCGGCCGCGCGTGGGAGCAGAACGGTCTCGGCCAGACGGGGGAGACCTATCTGGTCGGGCGCGACCAGCTGATGCGATCGGTCTCGCGCGCGCTCATCGAATCACCGGACACGTACGTGAAGGATGCCGTGGGTGCCGGGCTCTCGCCGGCCGCCGCCGCACTCGGCCTGCGCAACGGCGACACGCTGATGCAGCAGGACGTCACCAGTGTGGCGGTCACCCGCGCGCTCGCCGGTGAGAGCGGCACGATGCTGGACACGGACTATCTGGGGAGGGAGAGCCTCACCGCGTACGCGCCCCTCGCGGTCGACAGCCTGCCCTGGATCATCATCGCCCAGGAGACCTCGACCGAGGCGCTCGTCCCGGTCGACGACTTCACCCGCAACCTGATCCTTTCCACGGCCGGCATGATCATCTTCGTCTGCCTCCTTTCGCTCGTGCTGGCCCAGGTCTTCGTGCGTCCGCTGCGGCGTCTGAAGAGCGCCGCGCAGCGGATCGCGGCCGGCGAAGAGGGCGTGCAGGTGGACGCGGGTTCCAGCGACGAGCTCGCCGACGTCGCCACGGCGTTCAACGACATGAGCCGTAGCCTGCAGGTGAAGTCCGGCCTCATCGAGGAGCACGAGAAGGCCAACGAGCGCCTCATCCTCTCCTTCATGCCCGAGGGCATGGCCAGCCGGTACAAGCACGGCGACGACGCCATCACGCAGGACAACGACGATGTCACGGTCATCTTCGCCGACATCGTGGGGTTCGAGGCGCTCGCGATGTCGCTGAGCTCCGAAGAAGCGGTGACACGGCTGAACGACCTGATCCGCACCTTCGACGAGGCGGCGGAGAAGTACGGCGTCGAGCGCGTGCGCACGACGCGCCAGAGCTACCTCGCCAGCTGTGGGCTCGGCACGCCGCGTGTGGACAACGCCCGCCGCGCGGTCGAGTTCGCGATGGAGCTGTCGACCATCCTGGAGCGGTACTCCGCACAGCAGGGTGTCGAGCTCGGGCTGCGCGCGGGCCTGGACTCGGGCAAGGTGACCAGCGGCCTCATCGGCCGTGCCCGCGTCGTCTACGACATGTGGGGGGATGCCGTGAACCTCGCCTTCCGCGTGCAGGGCGACTCCGACGAACCGGGCATCTACGTCACGCAGCGGGTGGCCGACCGCATCCCCGACACCATCCCGATCCGCCCAGCCGGCGAGGTCGAGACGCAGAGCGGCACGCAGCGCGTGTGGCGGATCGAGACGGCCGTGACCGTCGTCGAAGGCTGA